Proteins encoded by one window of Streptomyces sp. NBC_01571:
- a CDS encoding VOC family protein, with the protein MTSQLFAICFHATRPSGLARFWSGVLSWELADGPEDEATILPPDAAGFRIRFLPGQEPKTGRNRAHFDLTSASPEDQRQTVARALELGGKHIDVGQLPEDGHVVLADPDGNEFCVIEAGNKFLADTGFIGALACDGTQEVGYFWSEALRWPLVWDQDQETAIQSPDGGTKITWGGPPVAPKTGPNRLHFELALPADADREAEIGRLISLGATRTGIGEGDGRGVLMLDPDGNEFSVQRPR; encoded by the coding sequence ATGACCAGTCAACTGTTCGCGATCTGCTTCCACGCGACCCGGCCGTCGGGCCTGGCGCGGTTCTGGTCCGGGGTCCTGAGCTGGGAGTTGGCCGACGGTCCGGAGGACGAGGCCACGATCCTGCCCCCTGACGCCGCCGGGTTCCGCATCCGGTTCCTGCCCGGCCAGGAGCCCAAGACCGGCCGGAACCGTGCGCACTTCGACCTGACGAGCGCCTCCCCGGAGGACCAGCGGCAGACGGTGGCCAGGGCGCTGGAACTCGGTGGGAAACACATCGACGTGGGCCAACTCCCGGAAGATGGGCATGTGGTGCTCGCCGATCCGGACGGCAACGAGTTCTGCGTGATCGAGGCCGGCAACAAGTTCCTCGCCGACACCGGCTTCATCGGAGCACTGGCCTGCGACGGGACGCAGGAAGTCGGCTACTTCTGGAGTGAGGCGCTGCGGTGGCCACTGGTCTGGGACCAGGACCAGGAGACCGCGATCCAGTCACCGGACGGCGGCACGAAGATCACGTGGGGTGGACCTCCGGTGGCGCCGAAGACGGGCCCGAACAGGCTGCACTTCGAGCTGGCGCTCCCCGCCGACGCCGACCGGGAGGCGGAGATCGGCCGCCTGATCTCGCTGGGCGCGACGCGCACCGGCATCGGGGAGGGCGACGGCCGCGGGGTGCTGATGCTCGACCCCGACGGCAACGAGTTCTCCGTACAGCGGCCCCGGTAG
- a CDS encoding NUDIX hydrolase family protein, which produces MSDMTETTPGWLTPDELEMARARMPILYVEAVPVRVDDNGEVTSIGLLLRIGPDGTVSRTLVSGRVLHHERVRDALLRHLEKDLGPVALPRIPTSLQPFTVAEYFPTQGITPFHDPRQHAVSLAYIVPVTGDCRPRQDALDLVWFSPEEASTSVVLNEMPGGHGALLKQALAHVGRLS; this is translated from the coding sequence ATGTCTGACATGACCGAGACCACGCCCGGCTGGCTGACCCCCGACGAGCTCGAGATGGCGCGGGCCCGTATGCCGATCCTGTACGTCGAGGCCGTTCCGGTGCGCGTCGACGACAACGGCGAAGTCACCAGCATCGGGCTGCTGCTGCGCATAGGGCCGGACGGAACCGTCAGCCGCACCCTCGTCTCCGGCCGCGTACTGCATCACGAGCGGGTCCGCGACGCCCTGCTGCGTCATCTGGAGAAGGACCTCGGACCGGTGGCGCTGCCCCGTATCCCCACCTCACTGCAGCCCTTCACCGTCGCCGAGTACTTCCCGACGCAGGGCATCACGCCCTTCCACGACCCGCGCCAGCACGCGGTGTCGCTGGCCTACATCGTCCCGGTCACCGGCGACTGCCGTCCCCGGCAGGACGCCCTCGACCTGGTCTGGTTCAGCCCCGAGGAGGCGTCGACGTCCGTCGTCCTCAACGAGATGCCGGGCGGTCACGGCGCCCTGCTCAAGCAGGCCCTGGCACACGTGGGCCGCCTGTCCTGA
- a CDS encoding N-acetylglucosamine kinase: MSDELDQDLVVGLDAGGTRTRAVLASAATGRTVGEAAAGPGNALTVPLPQLTDHLAEAIGRSVPERVRGSVVAVVGGFAGSAGTSFADFADFADREPGRLNALAALTGALRRLGIAARTVGVSSDVEAAFASAPGTPADGLALVAGTGAVATRIAGRRCTATVDGDGWLLGDDGSGFWIGRGAVRAALRMADGRGGPTTLARAVGVALGLPVDLLEGIEGAEEAADGGAEGAGGAGRAEGAGQAGRAGAAAARWSGARREAYRMRLLPTVMAQPPITLARLAPLVAEAARAKDPVAEAILREAVDHLTAAVRALDPRPGERIVVTGGLLGPDGPLTAPLTGRLEGLGLTVDRVADGCRGALALARLAHGNPPRAAGTA, from the coding sequence ATGAGCGATGAATTGGACCAGGATCTCGTGGTCGGCCTGGACGCGGGAGGCACCCGCACCCGCGCCGTTCTGGCGTCCGCCGCGACCGGACGCACCGTGGGCGAGGCCGCGGCGGGACCGGGCAACGCCCTGACGGTTCCGCTGCCGCAGCTCACCGATCACCTCGCCGAGGCCATCGGCCGGTCGGTGCCGGAGCGGGTCCGCGGCAGTGTCGTGGCCGTGGTCGGCGGATTCGCGGGCTCCGCGGGCACGAGCTTCGCGGACTTCGCGGACTTCGCGGACAGGGAGCCGGGGCGGCTGAACGCCCTCGCGGCCCTGACCGGGGCGCTGCGGCGGCTGGGCATCGCGGCGCGGACGGTCGGCGTGAGCAGCGACGTCGAGGCGGCCTTCGCCTCGGCGCCCGGAACGCCCGCCGACGGGCTGGCCCTGGTCGCCGGTACCGGAGCGGTCGCGACCCGCATCGCCGGCCGCCGCTGCACGGCCACGGTGGACGGCGACGGCTGGCTGCTCGGCGACGACGGCAGCGGGTTCTGGATCGGGCGCGGCGCGGTACGCGCGGCCCTGCGGATGGCGGACGGGCGGGGCGGCCCCACGACGCTGGCCCGGGCGGTCGGCGTGGCCCTCGGACTGCCCGTCGATCTCCTGGAGGGGATCGAAGGAGCCGAAGAGGCTGCCGACGGGGGAGCCGAGGGCGCCGGCGGGGCCGGGAGAGCCGAGGGGGCCGGGCAGGCCGGGCGCGCCGGAGCCGCCGCCGCACGGTGGTCCGGGGCGCGGCGGGAGGCCTACCGCATGCGGCTGCTGCCCACCGTGATGGCGCAGCCGCCGATCACACTCGCCCGGCTCGCTCCGCTGGTGGCCGAGGCGGCCCGTGCCAAGGACCCCGTCGCGGAGGCGATCCTGCGCGAGGCGGTGGACCACCTGACCGCGGCGGTACGCGCGTTGGACCCCCGGCCGGGTGAACGGATCGTCGTGACAGGCGGGTTGCTCGGCCCGGACGGTCCGCTGACCGCACCGCTGACGGGCCGGCTGGAGGGTCTGGGGCTGACGGTCGACCGGGTGGCCGACGGCTGCCGGGGAGCTTTGGCTCTGGCCCGCCTCGCCCACGGCAACCCGCCGCGCGCCGCCGGGACCGCCTGA
- a CDS encoding MurR/RpiR family transcriptional regulator, translated as MPPTDVTALIRAELPRLTGSLRKVGELILEDPAAATHCSAAELGRRTGTSQATVTRFCRAVGLDSYQHLLIALAQERGRGEVSDWGTAEIGSDISPDDDLERVVAVVGSADLRAVQQTIDRIDLDALERAAQAVARARRIDVYGVGGSGAVALETEVRLFRIGCAVRGWNEVHAAATSAALLTPADVAVGISHSGSTRETIEPFELAKERGATTVAITADPRSPLARAADVRLISASSETSFRTGSIGARHSVLVLIDCLYVRVAQLSYTRASASLTLTGRIAGQHAVTSRRTR; from the coding sequence CTGCCCCCGACGGATGTCACCGCACTGATCCGCGCCGAACTGCCGCGGCTGACCGGCTCCTTGCGGAAGGTCGGCGAGCTGATCCTCGAGGATCCGGCCGCCGCCACCCACTGCTCCGCCGCCGAACTGGGCCGCCGTACCGGCACCTCGCAGGCGACCGTCACCCGGTTCTGCCGGGCCGTCGGTCTCGACTCCTACCAGCACCTGCTGATCGCGCTGGCCCAGGAGCGCGGCCGCGGTGAGGTCTCGGACTGGGGCACCGCCGAGATCGGCTCCGACATCTCCCCCGACGACGACCTCGAACGGGTCGTCGCCGTGGTCGGCAGCGCGGACCTGCGCGCGGTCCAGCAGACCATCGACCGGATCGACCTCGACGCGCTGGAGCGCGCGGCCCAGGCCGTGGCGCGCGCCCGCCGCATCGACGTGTACGGCGTCGGCGGCAGCGGCGCGGTGGCCCTGGAGACCGAGGTCCGCCTCTTCCGTATCGGCTGCGCGGTGCGCGGCTGGAACGAGGTGCACGCCGCGGCCACCTCCGCGGCCCTGCTCACCCCGGCCGACGTCGCCGTCGGCATCTCCCACTCCGGGTCGACCCGCGAGACCATCGAGCCCTTCGAACTCGCCAAGGAGCGCGGCGCCACCACCGTGGCGATCACCGCGGACCCGCGTTCGCCGCTCGCCCGCGCCGCGGACGTCCGGTTGATCTCCGCCTCGTCCGAGACCAGCTTCCGCACAGGCAGCATCGGTGCCCGTCACTCCGTCCTGGTCCTCATCGACTGCCTGTACGTACGGGTCGCGCAACTGTCGTACACGCGGGCCAGCGCCTCACTGACGCTGACCGGCCGCATCGCGGGACAGCACGCGGTCACGTCCCGGCGCACCCGCTGA
- a CDS encoding SIS domain-containing protein → MSTGSVSADNFARESLAVLDGITASARDDVRRAARLIADCVRADGVVQAFGTGHSQALVLEIAGRAGGLVPTNRLSIADLVLYGEERPSVLADPLLERRSGVAARIYALVEPRPEDLFVIVSNSGVNNVVVEMALHAKERGHRILAVTSLAHTRAVPASHPSGQKLADLADVVLDNAAPRGDALLELPGGGAVCALSTLTGVMLVQMAVAESAALLLAAGVRPPVYVSANVPGGFEGNLVLEERYAGRIRRTAS, encoded by the coding sequence GTGTCCACAGGGTCCGTCAGCGCCGACAACTTCGCGCGCGAGAGCCTCGCCGTCCTCGACGGCATCACCGCGTCCGCCCGCGACGACGTGCGGCGTGCCGCCCGACTGATCGCGGACTGTGTACGCGCGGACGGCGTGGTCCAGGCGTTCGGCACCGGGCACTCCCAGGCCCTCGTGCTCGAAATCGCGGGCCGCGCCGGGGGGTTGGTGCCGACCAACCGGCTGAGCATCGCCGACCTGGTCCTGTACGGGGAGGAGCGGCCGAGCGTCCTCGCCGACCCGCTCCTGGAGCGCCGGTCCGGGGTCGCCGCCCGGATCTACGCCCTCGTGGAGCCGCGGCCCGAGGACCTCTTCGTCATCGTCTCCAACTCGGGCGTCAACAACGTGGTCGTGGAGATGGCCCTGCACGCCAAGGAGCGGGGGCATCGCATCCTGGCCGTCACCTCGCTGGCCCACACGCGGGCGGTGCCCGCCTCGCACCCGAGCGGACAGAAGCTCGCCGACCTCGCCGACGTCGTCCTGGACAACGCCGCGCCGCGCGGCGACGCGCTGCTCGAACTCCCGGGCGGCGGCGCCGTCTGCGCGCTGTCCACACTCACCGGGGTGATGCTCGTGCAGATGGCCGTCGCGGAGAGCGCCGCCCTCCTGCTGGCCGCCGGCGTCAGGCCGCCGGTCTACGTGTCGGCCAACGTTCCCGGGGGCTTCGAGGGCAACCTGGTACTGGAGGAGCGCTACGCGGGACGCATCCGCCGCACCGCGAGCTGA
- a CDS encoding M4 family metallopeptidase, giving the protein MRRIPRQAAAAGALAATAALLAVGIQTVPAVAKSAAPHPSPLRTGGLEAKLTPAQHAALLKSAAQKTTATAGTLGLGAKEKLVVRDVVKDQDGTLHTRYERTYAGLPVLGGDVVVHTPPASLAAGTVSSTFNNKRTIKVASTTAAFSKSAATGKALKAARSLVAEKATTDSARKVIWAGSGTPKLAWETVIGGFQDDGTPSQLHVITDATTGKKLYEYQGIETGVGNTQYSGQVTLTTTQSGSNYTLTDGARGGHKTYNLNRGTSGTGTLFSQTSDTWGNGTTSNAATAAADAHYGAAETWDFYKNTFNRSGIKNNGVGAYSRVHYGNAYVNAFWDDTCFCMTYGDGSGNADPLTSLDVAGHEMSHGVTSNTAGLNYTGESGGLNEATSDIFGTGVEFYANNTSDPGDYLIGEKIDINGDGTPLRYMDKPSKDGGSADSWYSGVGNLDVHYSSGPANHMFYLLSEGSGTKVINGVTYNSTTSDGVAVAGIGRAAALQIWYKALTTYMTSSTNYAAARTAALNAATALYGANSTQYAGVANAFAGIAVGSHVTPPSSGVTVTNPGSQSSTVGTAVSLQVSASSTNSGSLSYAATGLPTGLSINSSTGAITGTPTTAGTYSTTVTVTDSTGATGTASFTWTVSTSGGGCTSAQLLGNPGFESGSASWTASSGVITNDTGEAAHAGSYKAWLDGYGSTHTDTLSQSVTIPAGCKASFTFYLHIDTAETTTSSAYDKLTVTAGSTTLAAYSNLNKATGYAQKTFDLSSFAGSTVTLKFSGAEDSSLQTSFVVDDTAVTTS; this is encoded by the coding sequence GTGAGACGAATTCCCCGTCAGGCGGCCGCAGCCGGAGCACTCGCGGCCACCGCCGCGTTGCTGGCCGTCGGTATACAGACGGTTCCGGCGGTCGCCAAGTCCGCCGCCCCCCACCCCAGCCCGTTGCGCACCGGAGGGCTGGAGGCCAAGCTCACCCCGGCGCAGCACGCGGCCCTGCTGAAGAGCGCGGCGCAGAAGACGACGGCGACCGCCGGCACCCTCGGCCTCGGGGCGAAGGAGAAGCTGGTCGTCAGGGACGTCGTCAAGGACCAGGACGGCACGCTGCACACCCGCTACGAGCGCACCTACGCCGGTCTGCCGGTACTCGGCGGCGACGTGGTCGTGCACACCCCGCCGGCCTCGCTGGCCGCCGGCACGGTGAGCAGCACCTTCAACAACAAGCGCACCATCAAGGTCGCCTCGACCACCGCGGCCTTCAGCAAGTCGGCCGCCACCGGCAAGGCCCTGAAGGCCGCGCGCTCCCTGGTCGCCGAGAAGGCCACCACCGACAGCGCCCGCAAGGTGATCTGGGCCGGCAGCGGCACCCCGAAGCTTGCCTGGGAGACCGTGATCGGCGGCTTCCAGGACGACGGCACCCCGAGTCAGCTGCACGTCATCACCGACGCCACCACCGGCAAAAAGCTCTACGAGTACCAGGGCATCGAGACCGGTGTCGGCAACACGCAGTACAGCGGCCAGGTGACGCTGACGACGACGCAGTCGGGCTCCAACTACACGCTGACCGACGGCGCCCGCGGCGGCCACAAGACGTACAACCTCAACCGCGGGACGTCGGGCACCGGCACGCTCTTCTCGCAGACCAGCGACACCTGGGGCAACGGCACTACCTCCAACGCCGCGACGGCTGCCGCCGACGCGCACTACGGCGCCGCGGAGACCTGGGACTTCTACAAGAACACATTCAACCGCAGCGGCATCAAGAACAACGGGGTCGGCGCCTACTCCCGCGTCCACTACGGCAACGCGTACGTCAACGCGTTCTGGGACGACACCTGCTTCTGCATGACCTACGGCGACGGATCCGGCAACGCGGACCCGCTGACCTCGCTGGACGTGGCCGGCCACGAGATGAGCCACGGTGTCACCTCCAACACCGCGGGCCTCAACTACACCGGTGAGTCCGGCGGTCTGAACGAGGCGACCTCCGACATCTTCGGCACCGGCGTCGAGTTCTACGCCAACAACACCTCCGACCCCGGTGACTACCTCATCGGCGAGAAGATCGACATCAACGGCGACGGCACCCCGCTGCGCTACATGGACAAGCCCAGCAAGGACGGCGGCTCCGCGGACAGTTGGTACTCCGGCGTCGGCAACCTGGACGTCCACTACTCCTCGGGTCCGGCGAACCACATGTTCTACCTGCTCTCCGAGGGCAGCGGCACCAAGGTCATCAACGGCGTCACCTACAACAGCACCACGTCCGACGGCGTCGCCGTCGCGGGCATCGGCCGGGCCGCCGCCCTGCAGATCTGGTACAAGGCGCTGACGACGTACATGACGTCCAGCACCAACTACGCCGCGGCCCGTACCGCCGCGCTCAACGCCGCCACCGCGCTGTACGGCGCCAACTCCACCCAGTACGCGGGGGTGGCGAACGCCTTCGCGGGCATCGCCGTCGGCAGCCACGTCACCCCGCCGTCGAGCGGTGTGACCGTCACCAACCCGGGCAGCCAGTCCTCCACCGTCGGTACCGCGGTCAGCCTGCAGGTCTCCGCCAGCAGCACCAACAGCGGCTCGCTGAGCTACGCCGCGACCGGCCTGCCCACCGGCCTGTCGATCAACAGCTCCACCGGCGCGATCACCGGGACACCGACCACGGCCGGCACGTACAGCACCACGGTCACCGTCACGGACAGCACCGGCGCGACCGGCACCGCGTCCTTCACCTGGACCGTGAGCACCTCCGGCGGCGGCTGCACCTCGGCGCAGTTGCTCGGCAACCCGGGCTTCGAGTCGGGCAGCGCCTCGTGGACCGCGTCGAGCGGCGTCATCACGAACGACACCGGTGAGGCGGCGCACGCCGGCTCGTACAAGGCCTGGCTCGACGGCTACGGCTCCACCCACACCGACACGCTCTCCCAGTCGGTGACGATCCCCGCCGGCTGCAAGGCCAGCTTCACCTTCTACCTGCACATCGACACCGCGGAGACCACCACCAGCAGCGCCTACGACAAGCTGACGGTCACCGCCGGATCGACCACCCTGGCCGCCTACTCCAACCTCAACAAGGCCACGGGGTACGCCCAGAAGACCTTCGACCTGTCCTCGTTCGCCGGCTCCACCGTCACCCTGAAGTTCAGCGGTGCGGAGGACTCCTCGCTCCAGACCAGCTTCGTCGTCGACGACACCGCCGTCACGACCAGCTGA
- a CDS encoding acyl-CoA dehydrogenase family protein, which translates to MRFLERERAALAKLLPGLAESLRAVPLMALEGPRSPGIRLFRESGGPGLPAPAVFRGRGATALEALRVRRALGSRSPSLAVATTMHHFSMATRVGPSDSGEGLEWMLVQGVASENRLTASGFAEGHSGTGILSPSMSAVVTPEGVRISGVKRPCGLARSMDLLTAGVMVPREEGEGLEPAVALVPAGSEGLSVNGFWSSTFLPGAESDQVTLDDVLVPKELLVRTASPAGASLDAVQTAGLVWFELLMAGSCLGAASALVERVLLNDRGPGTERVRLLVEIEGATAAAEGLARRVDEDTPDESALADSLYTRYAPGSGERGVGERTWATRRGGPRQRCYRPVRPVPVSWS; encoded by the coding sequence ATGAGGTTCCTGGAGCGTGAGCGCGCGGCCCTCGCCAAACTGCTGCCGGGCCTGGCCGAGAGTCTGCGGGCCGTGCCGCTGATGGCACTCGAGGGACCCAGGAGTCCCGGCATCCGGCTGTTCCGGGAGAGCGGAGGGCCCGGACTGCCGGCTCCGGCCGTCTTCCGGGGCCGGGGCGCGACAGCGTTGGAGGCCCTACGGGTGCGGCGCGCCCTGGGCAGCCGGTCGCCCTCGCTCGCGGTGGCGACGACCATGCACCACTTCTCGATGGCCACCCGGGTCGGGCCGAGCGACTCCGGTGAGGGCCTGGAGTGGATGCTGGTCCAGGGCGTCGCGTCGGAGAACCGGCTCACGGCGTCGGGGTTCGCCGAGGGCCACAGCGGCACCGGCATCCTGTCGCCGTCGATGTCGGCCGTGGTGACTCCCGAAGGCGTACGGATCAGCGGCGTCAAACGGCCGTGCGGCCTGGCTCGTTCGATGGACCTGCTCACCGCCGGCGTGATGGTGCCGCGCGAGGAGGGCGAGGGCCTGGAGCCGGCCGTGGCTCTTGTGCCCGCCGGGAGCGAGGGGCTGAGCGTCAACGGGTTCTGGTCCAGCACCTTCCTGCCGGGCGCCGAGAGCGACCAGGTCACCCTGGACGACGTCCTGGTGCCGAAGGAGCTCCTGGTGCGGACCGCCTCGCCGGCCGGGGCCAGCCTGGACGCGGTGCAGACCGCCGGTCTCGTCTGGTTCGAGCTGCTGATGGCCGGGAGCTGTCTCGGGGCGGCGAGCGCCCTGGTGGAGCGGGTGCTGCTGAACGACCGGGGGCCCGGCACCGAGCGGGTGCGGCTGCTGGTGGAGATCGAGGGCGCGACGGCGGCAGCCGAGGGGCTCGCCCGCCGGGTGGACGAGGACACGCCCGACGAGTCCGCTCTCGCCGACTCGCTGTACACGCGCTACGCCCCGGGCTCAGGCGAGCGCGGGGTGGGTGAACGAACGTGGGCCACCCGGAGGGGTGGCCCACGTCAGCGCTGTTACCGACCCGTTCGGCCGGTGCCGGTCAGCTGGTCGTGA
- a CDS encoding thiolase family protein has product MRPVHFAAARRTPIGKLRGALSGVRPDDLAATVIRGLLADVPALDPARIDDVYWGAANQAGEDNRNVARMAVLLAGLPESVPGATVNRLCASGLEAVTTAARAIAAGEADIVLAGGSESMSRAPFVLPRPDEALPHRIETVDTRLGWRLVNPAMKELHGLLSMGETAEEVAARYGVSRERQDAFALRSHQRAADARKNGHFDGELLPVERPDGVIVDTDECVREDTSLEKLSRLRPVFRAGGTVTAGNASPMNDGAAGLLLVGEEALNDLGLESLGRYVAGASAGVDPDVMGIGPVPATHKALARVGWSVGDLDEAEFNEAFAAQALACVDRLGIDPERVNPTGGAIALGHPLGCSGARILTTLLHRMRRTDAGRGLATMCVGVGQGSAVLVERP; this is encoded by the coding sequence GTGCGTCCTGTCCACTTCGCGGCGGCCCGCCGCACCCCCATCGGCAAACTGCGCGGCGCCCTGTCCGGGGTGCGGCCCGACGACCTCGCCGCGACCGTGATCCGCGGTCTGCTCGCCGACGTGCCCGCGCTCGACCCGGCCCGGATCGACGACGTCTACTGGGGCGCCGCCAATCAGGCGGGCGAGGACAACCGCAACGTCGCCCGCATGGCGGTTCTCCTCGCCGGCCTGCCCGAGAGCGTGCCCGGCGCGACCGTCAACCGGCTCTGCGCGTCGGGCCTCGAGGCCGTCACCACGGCGGCCCGCGCCATCGCCGCCGGCGAGGCCGACATCGTGCTCGCGGGCGGCTCCGAGTCGATGAGCCGGGCCCCCTTCGTCCTGCCCCGTCCCGACGAGGCCCTGCCGCACCGCATCGAGACCGTCGACACCCGGCTCGGCTGGCGGCTGGTCAACCCGGCGATGAAGGAACTGCACGGGCTCCTGTCGATGGGAGAGACCGCCGAGGAGGTCGCCGCCCGGTACGGCGTCTCCCGCGAACGCCAGGACGCGTTCGCGCTGCGCAGCCACCAACGCGCCGCGGACGCCCGCAAGAACGGCCACTTCGACGGCGAACTGCTCCCCGTCGAGCGTCCCGACGGGGTGATCGTCGACACCGACGAATGCGTACGCGAGGACACCTCGCTGGAGAAGCTGTCCCGCCTCAGGCCGGTCTTCCGCGCGGGCGGCACGGTCACCGCGGGCAACGCGTCGCCCATGAACGACGGAGCGGCCGGGCTGCTCCTGGTCGGCGAAGAGGCGCTGAACGACCTCGGGCTCGAGTCGCTGGGCCGGTATGTCGCCGGCGCCTCGGCGGGAGTCGACCCGGACGTCATGGGCATCGGCCCGGTGCCCGCCACGCACAAGGCGCTGGCGCGGGTCGGCTGGAGCGTCGGCGACCTCGACGAGGCCGAGTTCAACGAGGCGTTCGCGGCCCAGGCCCTCGCCTGCGTGGACCGGCTCGGCATCGACCCGGAGCGGGTGAACCCCACCGGCGGTGCCATCGCGCTGGGCCACCCCCTCGGATGCTCCGGGGCCCGGATCCTCACCACCCTGCTGCACCGGATGCGCCGCACCGACGCCGGGCGCGGCCTGGCCACGATGTGCGTCGGAGTGGGCCAGGGCAGCGCGGTCCTGGTCGAGCGCCCCTGA
- a CDS encoding sulfite exporter TauE/SafE family protein, with protein sequence MNTMTLWHISGWEFAALAAAALLVGFSKTAVSGANTVSLAIFAAVLPARASTGVLLPLLIVGDVLAVLTYRRHAHWPTLWRLFPAVAAGVVLGTLFLVWADDGMVRTSIGAILLLMAAVTLWRRRAAPQEEEPGAVATRAGRIKARSYGVLGGFTTMVANAGGPVMSMYLLSAGFRKLGFLGTSAFFFLIVNTSKVPFSVGLGLIDGHSLLLDAALAAFVVPGAFLGRWAVHRINQLLFERLVIAATVVGGVQLLLR encoded by the coding sequence ATGAACACGATGACGCTCTGGCACATATCCGGCTGGGAATTCGCCGCCCTGGCCGCCGCGGCACTGCTCGTCGGCTTCTCGAAGACCGCCGTCAGCGGGGCCAACACGGTCAGCCTGGCGATCTTCGCGGCCGTACTGCCCGCCCGCGCCTCCACCGGCGTGCTGCTCCCCCTCCTCATCGTCGGGGACGTGCTGGCCGTCCTGACCTACCGGCGGCACGCGCACTGGCCCACGCTGTGGCGGCTGTTCCCGGCGGTCGCGGCCGGCGTCGTCCTCGGCACCCTGTTCCTGGTGTGGGCCGACGACGGGATGGTACGGACCTCGATCGGCGCGATCCTGCTGCTGATGGCGGCGGTGACGCTCTGGCGCCGCCGGGCCGCCCCCCAGGAGGAGGAACCCGGCGCGGTCGCGACCCGGGCCGGCCGGATCAAGGCACGCTCGTACGGCGTCCTCGGTGGGTTCACCACGATGGTCGCCAACGCGGGCGGTCCGGTGATGTCGATGTACCTGCTGTCCGCCGGCTTCCGCAAACTGGGCTTCCTGGGCACCTCGGCCTTCTTCTTCCTGATCGTCAACACGTCCAAGGTGCCCTTCAGCGTGGGCCTCGGACTCATCGACGGACACTCGCTGCTCCTCGACGCGGCGCTCGCGGCCTTCGTCGTACCGGGCGCGTTCCTCGGCAGATGGGCCGTGCACCGCATCAACCAGCTGCTCTTCGAACGGCTGGTGATCGCGGCGACGGTGGTGGGCGGGGTGCAGCTGCTGCTGCGCTGA
- a CDS encoding cobalt-precorrin-6A reductase — protein MSPHVLVLGGTTEARRLAAELAGRPGVRVTTSLAGRVSRPGALEGDVRVGGFGGADGLARWLREQRVDAVVDATHPFATRITENAARAAAATGVPAVVLRRPGWRPGPGDRWHFAASLAEAAALLPPLGRRVFLTTGRLGLAAFAHLDGLHFLARSVEAPEPPLPQDIEVLLARGPFTVDDEWTLLRAHRIDVLVTKDSGGEATAAKLTAARALGLTVVVVSRPPLPDGVAAVPDVVSALARLEFGSV, from the coding sequence ATGTCCCCCCACGTCCTGGTCCTCGGCGGCACCACCGAGGCACGCCGGCTCGCCGCCGAACTGGCGGGCCGCCCCGGAGTGCGGGTGACCACGTCCCTCGCGGGGCGTGTGTCCCGGCCGGGTGCGCTCGAAGGGGACGTGCGCGTCGGCGGGTTCGGCGGGGCGGACGGGCTGGCGCGGTGGCTGCGCGAGCAGCGGGTGGACGCCGTCGTCGACGCCACCCACCCCTTCGCCACCCGCATCACCGAGAACGCGGCACGGGCCGCCGCCGCGACCGGAGTCCCGGCCGTCGTCCTGCGCCGCCCCGGCTGGCGGCCCGGACCCGGCGACCGGTGGCACTTCGCCGCCTCCCTCGCCGAGGCCGCCGCGCTCCTCCCGCCGCTGGGCCGCCGGGTCTTCCTCACCACCGGCCGGCTGGGTCTCGCGGCCTTCGCGCACCTCGATGGACTGCACTTCCTCGCCCGGTCGGTGGAGGCGCCGGAGCCGCCACTGCCGCAGGACATCGAAGTGCTCCTCGCCCGCGGCCCGTTCACGGTGGACGACGAGTGGACCCTGCTGCGCGCGCACCGCATCGACGTCCTGGTGACGAAGGACAGCGGGGGAGAGGCGACGGCCGCCAAGCTCACCGCCGCCCGCGCACTGGGCCTGACCGTGGTCGTCGTGAGCCGGCCGCCGCTCCCGGACGGTGTCGCCGCGGTACCGGACGTGGTGTCGGCCCTGGCCCGCCTGGAGTTCGGCTCCGTCTGA